In the Nitrospirota bacterium genome, one interval contains:
- the cas8c gene encoding type I-C CRISPR-associated protein Cas8c/Csd1, with amino-acid sequence MILQALAKYYERMPDDFVPYGFQRKEIPFIIVVDREGNFKSLNTSDRVFLVPREVKRSGKNAWMSANLLWDNEGYVLGYSKKDDDKGQKQNQSFISELKKIFHEPFVDDGIAAVCNFYEKGNQKEALSHPMWHEIEKKGGNISFQLENDNELICCRKTVRDKIISDFLNDPADTQICLVTGSSDIPVDLHIAIKGVWGAQTSGANIVSFNLDAFTSFGKEQGYNAPVGKKAEFAYITMLNYLLERGSRQRIQVGDASTVFWAEKKHELEDWFADIFGEPAKGDSEQDNAAIKALFKAPETGAKPVLNDSTKFYVLGLSPNASRIAIRFWYAGTVAEVEENIRQHFKDIAIEHAPHYPSYLSLFRLLVSTALQGKSDNIQPNLAGDFMRAILAGTPYPDTLLSSAIRRVKAEQEVTYPRASLIKAVLVRKARYKNTKEEIGMALDTDNTNTGYRLGRLFAVLEKIQEEASPGINATIRDRFYSSASSVPVTVFPHLMKLKNHHIAKLENRGRAVNFEKIIGEIVDDISACPAFPGHLSLDDQGCFAVGYYHQRQDFFK; translated from the coding sequence GTGATACTGCAAGCGTTGGCTAAATACTATGAAAGGATGCCAGATGATTTTGTCCCTTATGGCTTTCAACGAAAAGAAATTCCATTCATCATTGTTGTTGATCGTGAAGGAAACTTTAAAAGCTTGAATACATCAGATCGTGTATTTCTTGTTCCTCGTGAAGTTAAACGATCAGGTAAAAATGCATGGATGAGCGCAAATCTTCTTTGGGATAATGAAGGCTATGTTCTTGGCTATTCAAAAAAAGATGATGACAAGGGGCAGAAACAAAATCAAAGCTTTATTTCAGAACTGAAGAAGATATTCCATGAACCATTCGTCGATGACGGGATTGCGGCAGTCTGTAATTTTTATGAGAAAGGCAATCAGAAGGAAGCGCTTTCACACCCGATGTGGCACGAAATAGAAAAGAAAGGTGGCAATATTAGCTTTCAGCTTGAAAATGACAATGAATTGATCTGCTGTCGCAAAACCGTTAGAGATAAAATTATATCTGATTTTCTAAATGATCCGGCTGATACTCAGATATGCCTCGTGACTGGTAGCTCGGATATTCCTGTAGACCTGCATATTGCTATAAAAGGCGTATGGGGAGCGCAAACATCGGGAGCAAATATTGTATCTTTCAACCTCGACGCCTTTACATCATTTGGCAAAGAACAGGGCTATAATGCTCCCGTCGGGAAAAAGGCTGAATTTGCTTACATTACTATGTTGAACTATTTACTTGAGAGAGGTTCAAGGCAAAGGATTCAGGTAGGTGATGCAAGTACCGTCTTCTGGGCAGAAAAGAAGCATGAGCTTGAAGACTGGTTTGCGGATATATTTGGAGAGCCTGCTAAAGGAGACTCCGAACAGGATAATGCCGCAATAAAGGCTTTGTTCAAAGCCCCTGAGACAGGAGCAAAACCTGTGCTTAACGACAGCACAAAATTTTATGTGCTCGGTTTATCGCCAAATGCATCTCGTATTGCTATCCGTTTCTGGTATGCAGGGACAGTAGCAGAGGTTGAAGAAAATATCAGACAGCACTTTAAGGATATTGCAATTGAACACGCTCCACATTATCCTTCTTATCTTTCTCTCTTCCGACTGCTTGTCTCAACTGCGTTACAAGGAAAGTCAGACAATATCCAGCCTAATCTCGCTGGTGATTTCATGAGGGCGATACTTGCCGGAACACCGTATCCCGATACGCTTTTGTCTTCTGCTATACGCAGGGTAAAGGCTGAACAGGAAGTAACTTATCCGCGAGCATCTTTGATAAAAGCTGTACTGGTCAGAAAAGCACGATATAAAAATACAAAGGAGGAAATTGGCATGGCATTAGACACAGACAACACTAACACAGGCTACCGACTTGGACGGTTATTTGCCGTTCTTGAAAAAATTCAGGAAGAGGCAAGCCCCGGCATCAATGCAACCATACGTGACAGGTTTTATAGTTCGGCCTCAAGCGTTCCCGTTACTGTCTTCCCACATCTTATGAAACTTAAGAATCATCATATTGCAAAACTTGAGAACAGAGGGCGTGCGGTCAACTTTGAAAAAATTATCGGGGAGATCGTTGATGATATTTCAGCCTGTCCAGCGTTTCCTGGTCATCTGAGTCTGGACGATCAGGGATGCTTTGCAGTTGGCTATTATCACCAGAGACAGGATTTTTTCAAATAG
- the cas7c gene encoding type I-C CRISPR-associated protein Cas7/Csd2, with amino-acid sequence MSNTINNRYDFVLFFDVKDGNPNGDPDAGNLPRVDPETGHGLVTDVCLKRKVRNYVQLKSATDEFKDKKGFDIYVKEKAILNLQNKRAYDALGVDLTSETTKRKGGDKVEDARVWMCQNFYDVRTFGAVMSLGVNCGQVRGPVQLTFARSVNQVVPLEHSITRMAVATEAEAEKQQGDNRTMGRKFTIPYGLYRCHGFISASFAAQTGFSEDDLTLFWKGLLEMFEHDHSAARGQMATRKLIVFKHDSSLGSAPAHELFDMVTTKTNANPVRDFSEYEITIPTQADMPQGVTLEVKL; translated from the coding sequence ATGAGCAACACAATCAACAATCGCTATGACTTCGTACTATTCTTTGACGTAAAGGACGGCAACCCTAACGGCGACCCGGATGCAGGCAATCTCCCGCGCGTTGATCCTGAAACAGGACATGGCCTTGTGACAGATGTGTGTTTGAAAAGGAAGGTGAGAAATTATGTGCAGCTTAAGTCTGCGACCGATGAGTTTAAAGACAAGAAGGGCTTTGACATTTATGTCAAAGAAAAAGCTATTTTAAATCTTCAAAACAAACGAGCCTATGATGCTCTTGGAGTTGATTTGACATCTGAAACAACTAAGCGTAAAGGAGGAGATAAAGTAGAAGACGCTCGTGTTTGGATGTGCCAGAACTTCTATGATGTTAGAACATTCGGAGCCGTTATGTCGTTGGGTGTTAATTGTGGTCAAGTTCGTGGTCCTGTTCAGTTAACCTTTGCGCGCAGTGTTAATCAGGTTGTCCCGCTTGAACACAGCATTACCAGAATGGCGGTTGCCACTGAGGCAGAAGCGGAAAAACAGCAAGGCGATAACAGGACTATGGGACGTAAGTTCACCATTCCCTATGGACTCTATCGCTGTCACGGATTTATTTCTGCTTCGTTTGCAGCGCAGACAGGATTTAGCGAAGATGATTTGACTCTTTTTTGGAAAGGGCTTCTTGAAATGTTTGAGCATGACCATTCAGCGGCACGCGGTCAAATGGCAACACGCAAGCTCATTGTATTCAAGCATGACTCAAGCTTGGGCAGCGCTCCGGCGCATGAACTCTTTGACATGGTGACAACAAAAACAAATGCTAATCCTGTGCGTGATTTCAGCGAGTATGAAATTACTATTCCGACTCAGGCCGATATGCCACAGGGTGTAACATTAGAGGTGAAGCTGTAA
- the cas4 gene encoding CRISPR-associated protein Cas4, whose protein sequence is MHSEDDLIQLSALQHFMYCIRQCALIHIEQIWSENVFTAEGKIMHEKADSNKYESRGNVRIDYSVPLRSLRLGLIGKADVVEFHKKDDGTWQPFPVEYKRGKPKLDDCDKVQLCAQAICLEEMLNVQIPEGALFYGQTRHREDVVFDNALRIETEDTARKVHELIEYGITPKAEYSKKCDKCSLLELCMPKVSRKASHYLAKMVEE, encoded by the coding sequence ATGCACAGCGAAGACGATCTCATTCAGCTTTCAGCGTTGCAGCACTTTATGTACTGCATAAGGCAGTGCGCTCTAATCCATATCGAACAGATTTGGAGCGAGAATGTCTTCACCGCCGAAGGCAAAATCATGCATGAGAAAGCCGATAGTAATAAATACGAATCGCGGGGAAATGTCCGTATCGACTACAGCGTTCCTCTGCGCTCGCTCAGGCTCGGTCTCATTGGCAAGGCGGATGTGGTGGAGTTTCACAAAAAAGACGATGGGACGTGGCAGCCTTTTCCCGTTGAATACAAGCGCGGCAAACCGAAGCTTGATGATTGTGATAAGGTTCAGCTTTGCGCTCAGGCAATATGCCTTGAAGAGATGCTCAATGTTCAAATACCGGAGGGTGCGCTTTTTTACGGACAGACTCGTCACAGGGAAGATGTAGTTTTCGATAATGCCTTAAGAATTGAGACAGAAGATACGGCAAGAAAGGTTCATGAGCTTATTGAATATGGCATTACTCCGAAGGCTGAATATTCGAAGAAGTGTGACAAATGTTCTCTACTTGAGTTGTGTATGCCAAAGGTGAGCAGGAAAGCAAGTCATTATTTGGCGAAGATGGTGGAGGAATGA
- the cas1c gene encoding type I-C CRISPR-associated endonuclease Cas1, whose translation MKKHLNTLFVTTQGAYLSKEGETVAVKVDGTICLRIPIHTLGGIVCFGQVSCSPYLMGFCAESGVAISFLTENGRFLAKVQGPVSGNVLLRREQYRKADDLSISADIAKYFLSGKLLNNRAVLQRFVRDHNDKPNADRVDFASKLIDSSLRRLQNEESLDAIRGIEGDSAHTYFSVFDHLITSRKDEFNFSERNRRPPLDNVNCLLSFLYTMVMHDVRSALETVGLDPAVGFLHRDRPGRYGLALDMMEEFRPFLADRLTLSLINLCQVQGKGFDRKESGAVLMDDDTRKTVLVSYQKRKQDEIMHPFLNEKVTIGLLFHTQALLMARYLRGDMDAYPPFVWK comes from the coding sequence ATGAAAAAACATCTTAATACATTATTTGTCACAACACAGGGCGCATATCTCTCTAAAGAAGGCGAGACGGTTGCTGTCAAAGTTGACGGGACAATCTGCCTGCGTATCCCGATTCATACATTAGGCGGAATTGTCTGCTTCGGCCAAGTCTCGTGCAGCCCTTACTTAATGGGATTTTGCGCTGAAAGCGGCGTGGCAATCAGCTTCCTGACAGAGAATGGAAGATTCCTCGCAAAAGTTCAGGGGCCGGTATCAGGTAATGTTCTTTTGAGACGTGAGCAATATAGAAAAGCTGATGATCTTTCTATATCTGCCGATATTGCAAAATATTTCTTAAGCGGAAAGCTGCTGAATAACAGGGCTGTGTTGCAGCGATTTGTCAGAGATCATAACGACAAGCCAAACGCTGATAGAGTAGATTTTGCATCAAAACTTATTGATTCATCATTGAGGCGATTACAAAATGAAGAATCCTTAGACGCAATAAGAGGGATAGAAGGTGATTCCGCTCATACTTATTTCAGCGTCTTCGATCATCTCATTACAAGCCGGAAAGACGAATTTAACTTTAGCGAGAGAAACAGAAGGCCGCCTCTTGATAATGTAAACTGTTTGTTGTCATTTCTTTACACTATGGTAATGCATGATGTGCGTTCGGCACTTGAAACCGTCGGGCTTGATCCGGCAGTTGGATTTTTACATAGAGACCGTCCGGGCAGGTATGGGCTGGCTCTGGATATGATGGAGGAGTTCAGGCCGTTTCTTGCAGACCGTCTCACTCTCTCATTGATAAATCTTTGTCAGGTGCAGGGCAAAGGATTTGACAGGAAAGAGTCGGGAGCTGTGTTGATGGATGATGATACGAGGAAAACGGTTTTGGTTTCATATCAGAAGCGCAAACAGGATGAGATAATGCATCCGTTTCTGAACGAGAAGGTTACTATAGGATTACTGTTTCACACACAGGCATTATTGATGGCAAGATATTTACGCGGCGACATGGATGCATATCCGCCGTTTGTATGGAAGTGA